Part of the Patescibacteria group bacterium genome, TTTACATCTACCTAGTTTGTCTGTCGCAGTAGTAACAAACATGTTGCGCGATCACATGAATTATTACAAAAACATGTCATTGTATCAGGCCGATAAAGAACGCATCTTTTTAGGCCAAGCACCCTACCATCATGCTGTAGTAAATGCGACTGATAGTAGAGTTCGTCAGATGGCAAAAAAAACTAAAGCGCAATTACATTGGTTTAATAAAACCAGTATTAAGGGAGTACAATTATTAGGTGAACATAATCAATTTAATATTGGGGCGGCTTGGCAAGTAGGGAAAGTATTTGGTTTAACCGATAAACAATTAGTTGCAGCTGTTAAATCATTTAAACCATTAGCGAATCGTTTAGAAGTAATTCGCGTACATAACGGTCGGACATTTATCAACGATACTACAGCCACAACTCCAGATGCGACTATTGCAGCACTGTTATCATTTAAGAAAAAAGTGATTTTAATTGCTGGTGGCAACTCTAAACAGTTATCATTAACAGCCCTGCGTAAATTAATCCCTCAACATGTAAAAAAACTGATTTTATTACCCGGTAATGCCAATCATGATTTTCCTCCTGGTATTACTGTGTCTACCATGGCGCAAGCCGTGCGTACTGCCTGGCAGTTATCCAAACCCGGCGATATTATTTTATTATCGCCGGGTGTGACCTGGTTACCCTTAATGAATGAATTTAAACGCGGTGAAGAGTTTGTTAAGGAGGTAAAAAAACACCTCCCCAACCCTCCTATATAGGAGGGAGTAAGAAAAAATCTTAACCCCTTCCTAAATAGGAAGGTGTATTCCGGCATTATAAATGCGCGTAGCGTTTGATTTGTTCAAGAAAGGGCATCTTTTCTCCACTACATTCAAAGATGTAACTAGGAGGAGTATTGTGTAATTTTGGTTCGGCCTGTTGCATAACTCGTAGAGTTTGACGTGCCACGGCTTCATTTGAATCGATCACTTTAACATCTGGTCCAACCAGGCGTTGAATTCGTCCCTTTATTAGGGTGTAATGGGTACAGCCTAAGACAACAATGTCAGCCTCGCCAATTGGTTTGAGATAGTGTTTTAGTTGTTCTTCGGTTAAACGGTGAAATTCAATGGCGGTGGCTAAACCAATGCAGGGAATTTTTTTCACGTTTTTATCGGGCGCAAATTCAGCAATCAATTGGTCAGTATAAGGTGATTCAGTTGTGACCACCGTAGCCAATAAAGCAATCTGACCATTTTTAGTTAGAGCCGCGGCTGTTTTAATAACTGGCACAACTCCAATAATAGATTTTGGTACATGCGCACGAAAAAAATCTAAATCGTTCACTGAAGCAGTATTGCAGGCCAGCACAATAACATCACAAGTTTTGGCTAATTTTTTTAAACCGTTTAAGGTAATGTGCCGAATTTCATCTGGAGTGCGTTCACCAAATGGAAAAAAAGCTGTATCGGCATAATAGGTGATACTTTCGGTTGGTAGAACTTGTTTGATAGTATTGAAGATGCCGAGACCGCCAATACCTGAATCATAGACGCCGATCATAGTTGGATCAGTTTAACATGTTAATGAATAATCAGACTAGTGCCAGTCATGTCAACTGGTTTTGGTTCACCCAGGATATCTAAAATAGTGGCCGCGCAATCTTTTAAAGTGCCATCATCGCGCAATTTAGCTTGTTTATGTTGGTCATCAATTAAAATAAATGGGACAAATGAATCCGTGTGAAAGGTATGTGGGCAGTTATAGGTGGGATCCCACATGACTTCGGCATCACCATGATCGGCGGTTATTATCATCACACCATCATGGACTTTTAATTCTTGATAGATGATATGTAAAGCGCGATCAATCGCTTCCACCCCTAAAATGGTGGCGGGTTTGTTACCGGTATGGCCGAGCATATCGGCATTGGGAAAATTCATCACATACACATCAAAAGCATCACTTTTTAAGTGTTTCACAGCCTCAGCGGCAATGGCCTCAGCTTGCATTGCTGGCTTTAAATCATAGGTGGCAATTTTATCTGATGGAATCAGGACACGTTCTTCACCTGGAAATGGATCTTCGCGCATGACATTAAATATTTTGGTCACATAAACCCATTTTTCTGTCTCAGTGAGACGGAGTTGTGAATAACCACGTTTACTCAATACTTCACCTAGAATATTTTTCGCGGCCAGTTCAACACGCGCCAATGCGGCTGGGGCGGGCATATCAGTATAATATTCACTCATGCCCACATAATGTAACTTTGGTACAGTGCGCCGAGTAAAATGTTTAAACCCTGGTTCTATTAAAGCTTGTGTAATTTCAATTTCCCGATCGATGCGAAAATTAAAATTTATCACCACATCACCATCACGCATTATGCCATCGGGATTAATAATTGTCGGTTGAATAAATTCATCAGTTTCACCGCGCGCATAAGCCGTTGTAATAGCAGCATCGGCGGAGTTTGCCTGGTGTAAACCTTCGCCTAGAACTAATAATTTATAAGCCGCTTCAATCCGTTCCCAACGATGATCGCGATCCATCACCCACCAGCGGCCTTGTAGTGTCGCCACATCATTACCCAATTTGGCCACATATTGACGCGCGGAAGTTGGCGGCACATCACGTCCGTCTGTAATGGCATGAATAAACACATCCTTCACTCCACCAGCTTTGGCCATGGCGACTAATTCATGACAGGCTGTGTCGTAAGTATGTACACCACCATCGGAGATTAAACCCATAAGGTGTAAACGGCCAGTTCCGGTAACCGCTTGTTGGATGGCTTTTAATAGAACGGGATTCTTGCGAATATCTCCTGTCGCAATGGCCTGCAGTAATTGCATTTGAGGCAACAATAAGTTGCGTCCGGCTCCCATAATTAAATGACCCATCTCGGTTGAACCAGGGTGACCTTGTGGTAGACCAATGTGTGGACCAGCCGCACCAATCGGTTTGTTGGGATAGTTCGCTAGAAAAGAGTCGATCGTGGGAGTTTTCGCTAAAAAAATCGCATTATGAGCATCATCGGTACCAATACCCCAGCCATCGAGAATAATAAACATCACCGGACGTTTACTTTTCATGCGCGAATCAAGGTTAACAATTCTTTAGTTTTTTCATCCAGTAATTGCGCGGATCTAGCCTCAAGATTTAAGCGTAATAATGGTTCGGTATTAGACGCTCGTACATTAAACCAGTAATCTTCATACTCAATGGTGATACCATCTAACTCTGAGATTTTTTTCGCCTGTGGTCCATAAGTATTTTTAATGTTTGCCATGACCTGTAATGGGTGGGTGACAGTTGAGTTTATTTCTCCGGAATGGAAATATTTGCGTAATGGCCGCACTTGGTCAGCGATCGTAGCTGATTCACGACTGAATAACTGTAAGAGTTTTAATACTACAATACATGGTGCTTCAAATGTGCCGTGGGGTAATTTTACAAAGAAATGGCCAGATGACTCACCGGCAAAAACGGCGCCTTCTCTTAGGGCTTGTTCTTTAATCAATGAGTGGCCAACTTTGGTAACCGATGGTTTACCACCATATTGTTCGATCATATCCTGGGTGATGCGACCGGGTCTAATATCGTAACAAATCGTACTGCCAGGAAATTGTTCCAGAAAAACTTTGGCTAATAATCCACGCACCATGGCTGGTTCAATTAATTTACCCTCATTGTCGATGAAAAAAATCCGATCACCATCACCATCCGTGGCAATACCCAGGTCGGCTTTTTCTTCCACAACTCGTTTCATTAAGGCGAGATTATTTTCCTCTTTGAACGGATCAGCTTCATGGGCTGGAAAGGTACCATCCAAATTAAAATTCATCATGATAAGTTCACACGGGAGATGCTTGAATAATTCTGTGAGATAAGTTGCCCCCATGGCATTAGCCGCATCGGCCACAATCTTAAATGGTTTTATATTATTAGTACCAGCAAACTGAATGGCCTCAGCCACATCATTTATGACAATATCAGCACGGGTTTCGACGTGACCAGTATTTTTTTTATTATTATAATCAACGTTTTTCGAAACGGCATCACGTAATGTCATAATGCCGGTATCTTTACTGACCGGGACACCACCGGCCCGCACCATTTTTAGACCATTGTATTGTGGGGGATTGTGTGAGGCCGATACCATCAAACCACCATCATAACCATACTTTGCAACAGCAAAATAGAAAGCCGGCGTTGAGACTAACCCAACATCAACTACTATTTGGCCTTCATCTAACAAACCCTGAATGACCGCCTGCTTCAAACTAGGTGATGATAGACGCATGTCCGCGCCGACGACTAATTTTAATTGACGATTATTTTGTTCAGCCGAAATTAATTGAGATAAAGACCGGGCAGTTTTATAGGCGATATCCTCGGTTAATTCCGAACCATAAACGCCACGAATATCGTAGGCTTTAAAGATTTCTCCCATATTGTTGTATCAAGCTACCCATGGCCCAAGCCATTGCCACTACCATCACGACACAACTTAATAACCAACCAAAGAAACCAAACCAACTCATCACGCCAGTTACTAGATATAACATACTAAAACCTAACATAAACTGTCCGAAAGAAGATTTGGCTTGTGGTAACAGCAGATAACCTAGACCAGAACCAGCTAATACTTTTGCCCACATCAGTACAACCAATAAAACTAAACCACTCATGGTGGCTAATGGTAAGCCAACTAAGGTTATAGCTAAGGTAAGTAAAACAGCCGGTGCTAGAACTAATATGCCAATACCATATAGTAGACTTTTGCCCGGCGCTGTTTTCATGCGCTGTATAACGGTGTTGCTATTTTTCGGGAATAATTTAAGAAGCACAATTCCTAATATTACATAACCCAACCAACCAAGCATGAGTTTAATAACCTGAAAGACGGTGACCAAGGGTTTTTTTACATCTGGTTTTGGTGCGGTTTGGTTATTATTTTGTTCTTCAGGTTTAGTGTGATGCACTTCACCTAATATGCTGGCCGTGTTGCCTGTGTTTAATTCATTGGCTGTGACAGTGACATCACCGTTCACAGTGCCGTTAACATCCAGGGTGTTAGATTGCACAGTAACGTCTTGTCCAACATGGGCAGTTTTAGCAATGGTAACTTGATTACCAAATACAACTAAATTTCGTCCGACTGACTGTTTTATGGTAACAGTGCTACCAGCGGCTCTAAGACTTCCATTAACATCGCCATCAACTATCACTGTTCCACCAGCTACAAATAAATCTCCTTCAATTGTGCCAGTTACCGTCACGGTATTACCAGCGACGAAAACATCATTCAAATAATGTTTATCCAAAACCACATCTTGGTTAGCATACAAGTACATGTGTTCAACCGTGTCTAAGTTTTCTTCTTTCACTGCACCAGTTGTGTTTTTAACTTGTTCATTAATTGGGTCAGTTTCAGCTGCCAACATAGCATCGGCTGGAGTGAGCGTAAATAAAACAATGCCTCCTAATACAAGTGCAATAAAAGCACTGATTAATGGGATAGATTGGGTCACTTTAAATTTCATACTAGTGTTAGTTTATATGAATCAAGTGGGCGTACTATACACCAGTGAGGGGGTATTGGCAACCTGGAATTTATCTCTTTAGTCTTACCCCCAACCCCCTTGCAGGGGGCTTAGATTAATGATAAAGTTCTTTTAAGAAGCGCCGCCTTGTGAGGGGGCGTTTTATGTACTTAAAAGAACCTACTCAAAATCAGATTAAATTACAACATAAACTACAATTGTTAGCACGTAAGTTACGAAATAATCCTACTCAAGCTGAAGTGGTGTTATGGAACAGATTAAAAGAAAAACAACTTGGTTGTAAGTTCAGACAGCAATATCCACTCTTTCAATTCATTGTAGATTTTTATTGTTCATCTCATCGATTAATCATTGAGGTCGATGGTTTAATCCATGAACAACAACGTGATTATGATCAGTTACGTGATCAGATAATGATGCGACATGGTTACTCAGTGATGAGATTCGCGAATGCTGAAATCATGAATGATCTAGATAAGGTAATCGACAAGATTAAGGAGAAACTAAATGGATTTACCCCCTCACTGGAATTTACCCCCTAGCCCCCTTGCAGGGGGAATAAGATATTTAAACCACTTTTTCTTAGCCCCCTGCAAGGGGGTTGGGGGTAAAGTTAGATTATTGGCAAACCGTCACGATATTCCTATTACCCTCACCTAACTCATTTTTTATAACCCGTAAACCGGCGTGTTTACACAACTCAGCCAATTCTGTAAAGGTGAATTTATGATAGTAACGCTTGGCTAATACCTGGCCCTGACCGTTTTTCCACGGGACTAAATAATCACCCGGATCATAACCGGCACCAGCCACCGGGTAACTCTCTGGAATATTCCAGTTAAGCATAAATAAAACTCCACTTGGTTTTAAAACTCTGGTCATCTCCTGAAGGGCGGCTTGGCGATAAACGTCTGAAGGAATGTGCTGTAAACTAGCCACAGCTGCTACTACATCAAAAGATTGATCTGGATAAGGTAATTTCAGCATCGAACCATAATCAAAGTGATATAGCGGATGTAGTTTTTTAGCATGATCCAACAATTGACGAGACAGGTCTAAACCGGTATAGTCAACCGCCGGAATGGCAGCAATTAGCCGGCCATTACCACAACCTATATCCAACAGTTTAATTTCCCCTACCATCACATTTATGATATCAACCAGGTATTTAAATTCATCCCATTGGTACGAGCGGGTATGAGAAAATTGATCAGCAATATTATTATAATCCTGCTCTAATTGTTTAATAATTTGATCAGCGAATGAAACAAGCATTACAAGAATTAATTCAATTAGCTATTGAGCGCAGTGTAGCAGATGCGCCAGCTTTGCGTACAGTCAAAGCCGAGATTTCCAAGAAATATAAAATGGCTATGCCCACTAATGCTGAATTATTGGCGGAATTAAAAAATTTAAAAATCACCGATGCCCGGTTGCAAAAATTGTTGCAAATTTGTAGTGTGCGCACATTATCTGGTATCGCACCCATTACGGTTTTAACCAAACCATATCCTTGCCCGGGTAAATGTATTTATTGTCCGGCTGAGCAAAACATGCCGAAGAGTTATATTGATACTGAACCGGGAGCCATGCGCGCCTTAGGCTTACAATTTGATCCGTATTTACAAGTGACCAAACGGATTGAAGCGTTGGAACAAAATGGGCACATTCCGGAAAAGTGCGAGTTAATTGTATTAGGTGGTACGTGGACAGCCTATCAAGCAGATTATCAAGAATGGTTTATGAAACGCTGTTACGATGGGTTTAATTTTGATGAAGTGGGGGCGGCTACGTTAGATGAAGCTAAGACTAAAAATGAGACAGCCCAGTATCGGGTAATTGGTTGCACTTTAGAAACCAGACCAGATCATATCACTCAGGCTGAGGTGAAACGTCTGCGCTGGTTTGGAGCCACACGGATGCAGTTAGGTGTGCAGAGTTTAAATAAACATGTGCTTGAATTGAATCGACGGGAACAAACTAACGAACAAGTGCAAACCGCGACTAAATTATTAAAAGAAGCCGGTTTGAAAATCACTTATCACATGATGCAGAACTTACCCGGTTCCGTACCCGAGAGTGATCTGCAAGATATTAAAACCATTTTTTCTCATCCGGGTTATCAACCGGATCATATTAAAATTTATCCCTGTGTGGTAGTGAAATCAGCTCCGTTGTATCGTGATTGGCAAGCCGGTCGGTTTAAATCTTATACTCCGGAAGTGTTGCTGAATTTATTGGTAGATATAAAACAACAGGTGCCGGCGTATGTGCGCATTGAAAGATTAGTGCGCGATATTCCAGAAAATTCTATCGTGGGCGGCAATGTAGTGACTAACTTGCGCCAGATTATGCAGCAAAAGGGAGTACAGTGTGTTTGCATTCGCTGCCGTGAACCGCGCAATGATTTAAGTGGCTTAGATCAAGCTGAGTTGGTCACGCGTGACTATGACTCGGCTGATGGGACAGAGTATTTTATCTCTTTTGAAAATACAGAGCACACAAAGATATTTGGATTTGTCAGATTACGCTTACAACACCGCACGCAACATTGGTATGAAGTCTTACAAGATGCCGCCATCATTCGAGAGTTGCATGTTTATGGCCAACTCGTACCGGTAGCTGAGGATGGCACAGCTATTCAGCATAAAGGGATGGGTAGAAAATTAATGGAACAAGCTGAGACCATTGCTCAGAATCATGGGTTTAAAAAAATTGTTGTGATTGCTGGTGTGGGGGTACGGAAATACTATGAAAAGTTGGGTTATCAGCTCGACCAGGAGTATATGGTCAAAAAGTTTTAGTGTGCTAGAATAGGCAGATGTTAGAACATTTACGCCACCAAGACCCGGAGCTGGCCGGTTATATCACCAGTGAATTAGATCGACAGCGTCATAATTTAGAGTTAATTCCCTCGGAGAATTTTGTCTCATTGTCGGTGTTAGAAGCGTTAGGGAGTATTTGTACTAATAAATATTCAGAAGGCTATCCCGGTAAACGTTATTACGGTGGTAATCAATTTATCGACAAAATTGAGCAATTAGCCATTGATCGAGCCAAGCAGATTTTTGGCGCCGAGCATGTGAACGTGCAGCCATTATCTGGTGCACCGGCTAACTTAGCGGTTTATACAGCTTTGCTACAACCAGGCGATACAGTGTTGGGGATGGATCTTACGCATGGTGGCCACCTTACACACGGGCACCCGGTGACCTTCATGGCTAAAGTATATAATTTCATTCGTTATAAAACTAAACCGGATGGTTTAATTGATTTCGATCAAGTGCGTGCCTTAGCCTTAGAACATAAACCAAAATTAATTCTGGCCGGTTTTTCAGCCTATTCACGTGAGTTGGAGTATGAAAAATTCCAAGCTATTGCCGATGAAGTTGGTGCTATGACCATGGCCGATATTGCACACATTGCCGGTTTGATTGCGGCCGGTGAATTAAAAAACCCGGTACCGATTTTTGATGTTGTCACTACTACCACACATAAAACATTACGCGGTCCACGCGGTGGTATGATTATGTGTAAAGCCAAACATGCTGCGGCTATAAACAAAGCGGTGTTTCCTGGTGTGCAAGGTGGCCCGCATGAACATCAAATTGCGGCCCTGGCTGTGGCGCTTAAAGAAGCGATGACACCAGAGTTTAAACAATATGCTAAGCAAATTCGTTTAAATGCGCAGGTGTTATGTACTGAACTTAAAGCCGGAGGTTTAACTATTATGCATGGTGGTAAAACAGATAATCATTTGCTTGTGGCTGATGTTACTCCCTTAGGTATTACCGGTAAAATCGCGCAGACGGTATTGGATGAAGTAAACATCACGTTAAACATGAACACCATTCCAGACGATCCACGTGGGCCAATGGATCCATCCGGTATTCGTTTAGGTTCGCCACCAATGACAACGCGCGGTATGAAAGAACCAGAGATGAAAATCATCGCTGAGTTGATTCTAAAGACATTGAAGAATCATAATAACGAGACAATTAAACAAGAGGTTAAACAAGCCGTGATTGCGTTAACCGATAAGTTTCCGCTGTACCCGGAGTTAGGTTAATATGAGTTTACAAATTGGTATTGTTGGCTTGCCGAACGTGGGGAAATCCACTTTGTTTAAGGCGCTGACAAAAATTCAGGTTGATGCCAGTAATTATCCATTTTGCACCATTGACCCGAATGTGGGTGTAGTGGCTGTGCCGGATGAACGCTTACAAAAATTAAGTGATTTATCGCACTCGGCGAAAATGGTTCCGGCGGTGATTGAGTTTGTGGATATTGCTGGGTTAGTGGCTGGTGCCTCAAAAGGGGAAGGGTTAGGCAATAAATTTTTAGCCAACATTCGTGAAGTTGATGCCATCATTCAAGTAGTGCGCGAGTTTACTGACAATAATGTGGTGCATGTCCATGGTAAGGTTGATCCTAAAACTGATATTGAGGTAATCAATTTAGAATTGATTATGGCGGATTTACAACAAATCCAAAATGCGACGGAAAAGTTAGGTAAAAAAGTGCGGGCGCAAGATAAAGGAGCGGTCGCAGAATTGGCGGTTTTGGAAAAAATTAAAACCGCTCTTGAAGCCGGCCAATTAGCCAACACAGTGGCATTAGATGCAGAGAAAGAAGAACCATTGATTAAACACCATAGTTTATTAACACGAAAACCAATTTTGTATGTGGTTAATGTTGATGAAGCGGTGCAGGCCAAAATTATCATTCCCGGAGCGGTGACAATATCGGCGAAAATAGAATCGGAATTAGTGGAGCTTTCGGCTGATGATGCTAAAATGATGATGGATGAATTAGGTATGACAGAAACCGGTTTGGAAAAATTAATTACCGCGTGTTATAAATTATTAGATTTACAATCATTCTTGACCACTGG contains:
- a CDS encoding polymer-forming cytoskeletal protein, yielding MKFKVTQSIPLISAFIALVLGGIVLFTLTPADAMLAAETDPINEQVKNTTGAVKEENLDTVEHMYLYANQDVVLDKHYLNDVFVAGNTVTVTGTIEGDLFVAGGTVIVDGDVNGSLRAAGSTVTIKQSVGRNLVVFGNQVTIAKTAHVGQDVTVQSNTLDVNGTVNGDVTVTANELNTGNTASILGEVHHTKPEEQNNNQTAPKPDVKKPLVTVFQVIKLMLGWLGYVILGIVLLKLFPKNSNTVIQRMKTAPGKSLLYGIGILVLAPAVLLTLAITLVGLPLATMSGLVLLVVLMWAKVLAGSGLGYLLLPQAKSSFGQFMLGFSMLYLVTGVMSWFGFFGWLLSCVVMVVAMAWAMGSLIQQYGRNL
- a CDS encoding tRNA uridine(34) 5-carboxymethylaminomethyl modification radical SAM/GNAT enzyme Elp3; amino-acid sequence: MKQALQELIQLAIERSVADAPALRTVKAEISKKYKMAMPTNAELLAELKNLKITDARLQKLLQICSVRTLSGIAPITVLTKPYPCPGKCIYCPAEQNMPKSYIDTEPGAMRALGLQFDPYLQVTKRIEALEQNGHIPEKCELIVLGGTWTAYQADYQEWFMKRCYDGFNFDEVGAATLDEAKTKNETAQYRVIGCTLETRPDHITQAEVKRLRWFGATRMQLGVQSLNKHVLELNRREQTNEQVQTATKLLKEAGLKITYHMMQNLPGSVPESDLQDIKTIFSHPGYQPDHIKIYPCVVVKSAPLYRDWQAGRFKSYTPEVLLNLLVDIKQQVPAYVRIERLVRDIPENSIVGGNVVTNLRQIMQQKGVQCVCIRCREPRNDLSGLDQAELVTRDYDSADGTEYFISFENTEHTKIFGFVRLRLQHRTQHWYEVLQDAAIIRELHVYGQLVPVAEDGTAIQHKGMGRKLMEQAETIAQNHGFKKIVVIAGVGVRKYYEKLGYQLDQEYMVKKF
- a CDS encoding DUF559 domain-containing protein yields the protein MYLKEPTQNQIKLQHKLQLLARKLRNNPTQAEVVLWNRLKEKQLGCKFRQQYPLFQFIVDFYCSSHRLIIEVDGLIHEQQRDYDQLRDQIMMRHGYSVMRFANAEIMNDLDKVIDKIKEKLNGFTPSLEFTP
- a CDS encoding phosphomannomutase/phosphoglucomutase, with amino-acid sequence MGEIFKAYDIRGVYGSELTEDIAYKTARSLSQLISAEQNNRQLKLVVGADMRLSSPSLKQAVIQGLLDEGQIVVDVGLVSTPAFYFAVAKYGYDGGLMVSASHNPPQYNGLKMVRAGGVPVSKDTGIMTLRDAVSKNVDYNNKKNTGHVETRADIVINDVAEAIQFAGTNNIKPFKIVADAANAMGATYLTELFKHLPCELIMMNFNLDGTFPAHEADPFKEENNLALMKRVVEEKADLGIATDGDGDRIFFIDNEGKLIEPAMVRGLLAKVFLEQFPGSTICYDIRPGRITQDMIEQYGGKPSVTKVGHSLIKEQALREGAVFAGESSGHFFVKLPHGTFEAPCIVVLKLLQLFSRESATIADQVRPLRKYFHSGEINSTVTHPLQVMANIKNTYGPQAKKISELDGITIEYEDYWFNVRASNTEPLLRLNLEARSAQLLDEKTKELLTLIRA
- a CDS encoding class I SAM-dependent methyltransferase gives rise to the protein MLVSFADQIIKQLEQDYNNIADQFSHTRSYQWDEFKYLVDIINVMVGEIKLLDIGCGNGRLIAAIPAVDYTGLDLSRQLLDHAKKLHPLYHFDYGSMLKLPYPDQSFDVVAAVASLQHIPSDVYRQAALQEMTRVLKPSGVLFMLNWNIPESYPVAGAGYDPGDYLVPWKNGQGQVLAKRYYHKFTFTELAELCKHAGLRVIKNELGEGNRNIVTVCQ
- the gpmI gene encoding 2,3-bisphosphoglycerate-independent phosphoglycerate mutase → MKSKRPVMFIILDGWGIGTDDAHNAIFLAKTPTIDSFLANYPNKPIGAAGPHIGLPQGHPGSTEMGHLIMGAGRNLLLPQMQLLQAIATGDIRKNPVLLKAIQQAVTGTGRLHLMGLISDGGVHTYDTACHELVAMAKAGGVKDVFIHAITDGRDVPPTSARQYVAKLGNDVATLQGRWWVMDRDHRWERIEAAYKLLVLGEGLHQANSADAAITTAYARGETDEFIQPTIINPDGIMRDGDVVINFNFRIDREIEITQALIEPGFKHFTRRTVPKLHYVGMSEYYTDMPAPAALARVELAAKNILGEVLSKRGYSQLRLTETEKWVYVTKIFNVMREDPFPGEERVLIPSDKIATYDLKPAMQAEAIAAEAVKHLKSDAFDVYVMNFPNADMLGHTGNKPATILGVEAIDRALHIIYQELKVHDGVMIITADHGDAEVMWDPTYNCPHTFHTDSFVPFILIDDQHKQAKLRDDGTLKDCAATILDILGEPKPVDMTGTSLIIH
- the murD gene encoding UDP-N-acetylmuramoyl-L-alanine--D-glutamate ligase, which gives rise to MSKVKSASTKIPTILIFGLGGYVHGSGTAAALYFAKQGYHVIVTDQKSADLLHQGTIKKLNKYPNVELVLGKHRKTDIRRADLIVRNPGVSDQSPFMQYAHQLKKPITNDVGIFLDELKEQFGPDGVTVVGITGTRGKSTTTALIGHMLQARVGGNIGLSPLTFLNKIKANDVVVLELSSWLLRDLHLPSLSVAVVTNMLRDHMNYYKNMSLYQADKERIFLGQAPYHHAVVNATDSRVRQMAKKTKAQLHWFNKTSIKGVQLLGEHNQFNIGAAWQVGKVFGLTDKQLVAAVKSFKPLANRLEVIRVHNGRTFINDTTATTPDATIAALLSFKKKVILIAGGNSKQLSLTALRKLIPQHVKKLILLPGNANHDFPPGITVSTMAQAVRTAWQLSKPGDIILLSPGVTWLPLMNEFKRGEEFVKEVKKHLPNPPI
- the ychF gene encoding redox-regulated ATPase YchF, whose protein sequence is MSLQIGIVGLPNVGKSTLFKALTKIQVDASNYPFCTIDPNVGVVAVPDERLQKLSDLSHSAKMVPAVIEFVDIAGLVAGASKGEGLGNKFLANIREVDAIIQVVREFTDNNVVHVHGKVDPKTDIEVINLELIMADLQQIQNATEKLGKKVRAQDKGAVAELAVLEKIKTALEAGQLANTVALDAEKEEPLIKHHSLLTRKPILYVVNVDEAVQAKIIIPGAVTISAKIESELVELSADDAKMMMDELGMTETGLEKLITACYKLLDLQSFLTTGEDETRAWTIKRGTKAPQAAGVIHSDFEQKFIRAEVINWQKLLEAGGYPTARDKGWLRMEGKNYVMQDGDVVEFHHA
- the glyA gene encoding serine hydroxymethyltransferase → MLEHLRHQDPELAGYITSELDRQRHNLELIPSENFVSLSVLEALGSICTNKYSEGYPGKRYYGGNQFIDKIEQLAIDRAKQIFGAEHVNVQPLSGAPANLAVYTALLQPGDTVLGMDLTHGGHLTHGHPVTFMAKVYNFIRYKTKPDGLIDFDQVRALALEHKPKLILAGFSAYSRELEYEKFQAIADEVGAMTMADIAHIAGLIAAGELKNPVPIFDVVTTTTHKTLRGPRGGMIMCKAKHAAAINKAVFPGVQGGPHEHQIAALAVALKEAMTPEFKQYAKQIRLNAQVLCTELKAGGLTIMHGGKTDNHLLVADVTPLGITGKIAQTVLDEVNITLNMNTIPDDPRGPMDPSGIRLGSPPMTTRGMKEPEMKIIAELILKTLKNHNNETIKQEVKQAVIALTDKFPLYPELG
- the murI gene encoding glutamate racemase, with amino-acid sequence MIGVYDSGIGGLGIFNTIKQVLPTESITYYADTAFFPFGERTPDEIRHITLNGLKKLAKTCDVIVLACNTASVNDLDFFRAHVPKSIIGVVPVIKTAAALTKNGQIALLATVVTTESPYTDQLIAEFAPDKNVKKIPCIGLATAIEFHRLTEEQLKHYLKPIGEADIVVLGCTHYTLIKGRIQRLVGPDVKVIDSNEAVARQTLRVMQQAEPKLHNTPPSYIFECSGEKMPFLEQIKRYAHL